AATAATCCACCGGCTTCTGCTGCTTCTATATGGGCATCCATCTGTGCATCTAGTTTAGCTTTTTGCTCTTTTAGAAAATTATCGGCATCGTCGTATGCTTTTTCTTCAGCAGAGTTTAGTAAAGCTATCCCCCATAAAAAATGATTTTCATCAGCGAATCCATATTCACGAATCTGATCATTAAATTCTGAAAGGTCACTATCTTTTAGGTTTTTAATATCATTAAGGATATCGGTAGCATCCTCGTGAGAAAGTTCACGAACCTGCTCTGGCATTTCGAGTTTATTAACATATCCATATCTTCTGATACCAGACTTAAATTGGTTATTAAGATCCACCCAATGTGGTTCATTTAGGTTAGGTTTAAATGGCCACACATCATAATCTTCACCTTCTTCAAGGTCCTGAAAAGAAAGATCTGCACATGGCCATGTCATGTAGTCATAGCTGTGCCAATCCATGCGATCAAGAATCGCTAGATAATCTCTGTATTCGTCTTTTTGTTTTCCTGAAACGTCTTGATAAAATTCATTAACTGTACTCATATGGTATAATTTTTAAAGATTGATTTTTGTTTTTAGAATTGAGATAATATTTCCTGTTTCTTTTGTTTGTATTCCTGTTCGTCGATTAAGCCAGCATCAAACATTTTCTTTAGTTTTTCTAGTTTTTGCATCGGATCGTCGTTTTGAGGTTGAGGTTGAGATTGAGGTTGAGGAGGAGTATTTTGTTGAGGTGTAGACTGCTGTCCTTGATTATTCATCATATTCCCCAGCATTTGACCCATTCCCAGGCCAGCCCCCATTTGCATACCGATATTACCACCGCCTTCATTTTTTGCCATATTTTTTAAGGCCTCGAGTTGTTGGTAATCCTGGTAGCTTACTCCAAGTTCTTTCATTGCCTGTGCTTCGGCACTCATATCTGCAATTCGACTAATTCTTGTTTTGGTTTCTTCATCAAAACTGGTTCCTTCTATCCTAAAATCAAGGAGTTCAAAACCTAGTTCATCGAAGATTTGTGCGCTCGAATTCTGAGAGAATGATGCAATTTCATTACGATGTTTATCAATTTCTACATAACTAAATGAAGCGTTAGCCAGGAAATCACTGATAGGCTGAGTAATTCTGGATAGAATAACTTTTTGTATTGCCTTTACAGGATAGTAGTCGTCACCTGCAATAACGTTGGTAAAAAAATCAACTGGTTTAGTGATTTTGAAAGAAAAATTACCAAAAGCACCTAATCCTACAGGAAAATTATAAACAGGATCTTTATAGGTGATAGGAGAGGGGGTTCCCCAACGAATATTTTGCATTTCTGCTTTTCTATAGAAAAAGATACCTACTTTATGAGCAGATTCAAAGGTATACATGATATTCTTGATGGTGGTCCAAAAAGGAATATTTCCTGTTTTAAGATCGTAAAGCCCTTCTTCTTCAAAGACGCCTTCTACTTTGCCCTCGTATACAAAAAGACATCCTTGTCCGGGCCCTACGATCAATTTTGAAGCATTTTTAATCTCGTCCCCGTTTTCTGTCCATTTTTCAAAAAGAGTTTCGGGTTTTGGGTTTTGCCATTCGATTACCGAACGGAGTTGACTTCTAAATGAATTTGACATATTTTTTTCTTTTAGGATTACTAATAGTTAGTTAAGAATGCAGTTTTAGCCTTGAGATCTTTTTCATACCGATCTTTATAATCTGGTATGATTTCGATTCTCTTCTTTAAGTAGGTCTCTACATATTTTTGATATAGAGGCGTTAATTCCTCTTTACCATACGTTTCAGAATCTTGTATGTAATTTTGAAACTTAAACTCTTCATATTGCAGATAGTGCTCTAATGCAGCTTCTTCTCCAAGAGCATGGATAGCAAAATGTTCGATATTTCTGGCTTTAGTTCCTGGTTCGAATGTATTTACCGTTTGGCAATATTCACAAGTACTGTAATACGATCTAAAAAAATTATCTTTTACTGGTAGTTTAGCTTGACATTGGGTACAACAAAAATCTTTGGATAAAGTATCTTTTACTTCTTTTAGTAATTTTTTTGCAGCATCTGCAAAAATTTTCACTTCGTATGATTTTAGTTTTTGTTCAAGTTTAAATTTTGTTAGATACCCTTTATCTCTTTCTTGTATAAATTTTTTAGAACCAAATTCTGCTCCTGAATCTTCAAAGGCTTCTTCGACTTTATCTTCCCATGTGCTATCTATTTTCCAGATAAGTTCATTAGCTTGAGAATAAATTCCTTGCCAGGCATTATGAAATGTAGTAGTTTCAAAATCAGTTGCTTTAAATAATAGAGGTAATGCAGCTTCTGTTTTTTCTAATATCTCCTCGAATCGATCTTCGATTTTCTTAAGGAATCCATCCCATCTATTTTGTGTTTCATTAAATGACATACTTTTAAAGGATTATTATATTTTAATAGAATTGGTCTCCACAGAAATCACAGTATTTAAGGTCTGTGTCTTCGGGTCTTGCCGCTCCGCAGCTTTTACATCGTTTGGTTTCGAGACCTGCATTTGTTTCTTCATATTTTTTTGTAGAAGAGAGTGCATTGGCCAGGATATCATCGAGAAGATTTTTTTTCTCTTCTTTAGAATTTTGTTTATCGTCGTTTTCTTGCATCTTAAAATTGGTGGTTTAGAGAGAAGACATATAGAAAAGAGGTTATTCCCATATTTTTTGAAGCAAAAAACATAGGAATAACCGTAGGTGCTACTATTCCAATTTACGTTTTATAGCCCTTTTTTTAAGTCTTCGATTGTTTTAGCCATTACTACTCCTGGTAATTTGATAGGAGCTGCAACCTCTGCTAGGAAAGTACCTTTTACTTCACCAGTTTTGTATGTGGTAAAACCGATACGATACAATCCAACAGTTAATGCTTTAAGAGGATCACTTGCTTCACTTTTATATCTTAATAGAGAGTTATAACCACTTCCACTAGGCTGCTTAGGCATTTCACTGCTATCATCATTACGATCTAAAGTAACCCAGTTAGCACTTTTTACAGTACCCTCACTAATATTATCTTTACTCGTTATATCAGAACGTTCTAAGGTAATATACGTGTCAAAATAATCAGTTGATTTTGCATTATCTGTATATGCTGCTGATTTTGTTGCTTTTTTGATTTTAGTTTTCCCTACAGGAGACATCATTCTTACCCCAATTTCTGGAGCAACAGCAGGAATCCATACATAAATGTAATAGAATTTCTTACCGTCTTTTACTTCATCTTCATTACCAGGTGCAGCATACCCCATATAAGACACAACATCTGTATAAGGCACTTTTATGGTTTTGGGACCTATCTTTTTTTCGATAGAACTACCAAACTTTTTTAATTTTTGAGCTTGGACATTTAGATTGCTTCCAAAAGCAAGGATAACAACTAAGATTAAAATTTTTGATTTCATTTTTTTGTTTTATGTGTTAATTAATTTATTGATATACTCTTTTATTACTCTAGTGTAAAAGTTACTTTTACAAGATGTTTTTGAATTTCTTCTGGTTTATGCATATTTATGTATTGCGTTCTCGAATCAGAATTTTCAACCTTTATAATATGCCCCAATTTTTTATTGAGATGATCGGCAGTTTTTTTTGCTTTCACTTTTGCATCTTCAATTGCAGTGAGTGTTAAAGCGGCCCATTCTGTATTGTTTTTTTCTTTGGCTACTGCTTCGACCTGCATAATTGTTAAACCATTCATCCTCTGTTTGGTGATTTTGATCACCTCTTCTTCTGAAGCTGTTGTATAATTGTAATATGAAATATCATTTACTTCTGAGTAAGATGCATACAATTGATAGAGAACATTCTTTTGAAACTTACTAAAATCAACTCCTATAGTCTTTAACTTATCACTGTATGATTGTTTAACCTGTGATAGACTTTTGGGTTCAAGTTGCTGATATCCATTTGCAACGAGTTGTTTTAGCGAGATGGTAAGAACATAGTTGTTAACTTCTATTTGCTTGTTCGCTTCTCCTACAATAGTTAGGGTCGCATTATTTTCTTGTGAAATAACCGATGTAACCGTTAAGAGGAGTACTATAAAAACAAGTTTTTTCATTTTAAAAAATTATATGATTCTACGTGATTTCTATTTTGTTAAATATGGCAGTACAGTAAGTAATGCAATAAGCATAACCAGAATTGTAAGCCCTGTAAAGTGATACCATGGAGTTTTTATTTGATTGTTTTTAAAATCGTTAAAACTCTGTGTCAATTGCTGATTCTGAAATTCTCTTTCTTCAAAAGCTCCTTTACAATGACCGCAAACCGAGTATACTTTTTTTCCGATAGGAAAGAACGGTATCCAAAACACATGAAAATATTTTCTATATCCTTGTATCCACATATTGTTTTCTGTATTACAATAAGGGCAATTTCCTCCTTCTAATTTTTTAGGATGAATGGTTGAAGAACCTGTTCCAAATATGATCATGATGTTTCGGATTTTTTCTGCTTAATTGCAGTTGTTACTGTTGTAAGTACTATAAAAAACAAGTTTTATAGAGGTGTTAATATTAGTAAGGCAAAAATGATAATACGATCATTGCAGCACCTACAATTAAACCAACGATTCCTAGTTTACCTTGTTTTGGTGCTAATTTTGCTCTTAGTTGGTTGGCTTTCTCTTTGGCCGCTTCATTTTTAGATAGTACAAGCTTATTAATCATTCCAAAACCTAACATGAATCCTAATACTGCCGAAACAATATTTCCTGCTAAAAAAGTTACCCATCGAATTGGAAATGATGCAAGCCAGCCTATACCAAGGATTGAAGAAATGATTCCCCATATTCCCCAGAAACAAAATACAAGTCCAATCCAACCTTGATACGGTTCGATTTTTTCTAAAAGTTCTTTCGCGTTTGGTTTTTTAGATAATAATAGTGATGGTACTGCTATAATACTTAATAGAATTAATGTGATTCCCCAGATCATAATTTTTAGTTTTAAAGGGTTAGTATTTATTTTTTGTGATTTTATATATGACTTCTTATATCTGTTTTTTTTTTGATACATGTTTTGAAGACCAAAAATCACAGTACAAAGATGAGCGATACAATTGCTGGGAAATACACCTTTTCTGGTGAAAATATTTACCCTGAAAACAGGGGGGTATTTATATGTGGTAAAACCCTTTTTATAGTGAGCTTTAATACTAAAGGAAAATATAGTTTTGTCGTAAACAATTTTTTTCAAAAATGAGAAATAGTAGGATTCAGTTTACAAGAAAATTAGAGTTTAGTATAAAGGTGTTTACCTTTTGTTTAATGGTATTGGGAAATGTCTTTATGTCCTATAGCCAAGGATGCCCAGAAGTACCAATATCTATTTTAGATGGTACTAATGGTTTTTTTACAGAAGGAACAGACTCACAGAATTTTTTTGGAAATTCTGTTAAAGATGCAGGAGATATTAATGGAGGCGGTGTATCTGATATTATTATAGGAGCACCTTATGATGGTTCTGGTGATCAAGAGGGAAATGTTTATGTTATTTTTGGTGAGTCTGAAGTATCTTCAACACCATTTGATATTTCTATGTTAGACGGGGATAATGGTTTTGTTATAAGAGGAACAGGTGTAGATAATCAGTTAGGTTTTTCTGTGAGTACAGCAGGAGATTTTAATGGTGATGATTTTGATGATATTATAGTTGGTGTTCCTAGTTCTTCAGTAGGTGGAGGGAAAGTAATAGTCCTTTTTGGGAAAGACACGACTACGGGTACGGGGTTTTCTGCTTCATACACTGTATCTGATATTAATCCTACTAATGGTAATGGTGTTATTATTGAAGAAAGTATGGGGACAAATTTTGGATACTCTGTAAGTTATGCAGGAGATCTTAATGATGATGAGGTGTCAGATATAATTGTAAGCTCTCCTGGGTATGACACTCCGGGGTTTAGAAATAATGGTAGAACCTATGTGATTTTTGGGAGTTCTTCTATATCCGATATGAACGTATCTTCACTTAATGGAGGTAATGGTTTTGTGATAAATGGTTTTTTACAAGCTGAAGCAGGGTTACAAGCTAGTGTAAGTAATGTTGGAAGTATCAATAATGATGCATTCGATGATGTTATTATGGGATTTCCCAATTATGAAGTAGGAGGTAATGATGTTGGTCGAGTTTGTGTGCTTTATGGAAGAGATAATTTTCCAGCAGAGATTGACCTGGAGAGCTTAAGTACTACTGATGGTTTCTCTATTATTGGAGAAGGAACAGGAGGGGCTTTAGGTTTTTCTGTAGGGCCGGCAGGAGATTTTAACGAAAATAATGGGCCAGACGATTTCATAATAGGTGACCCTAGAAAAGATGTAGGTGACGCAACAGATATTGGAGAAGCTTATATTATTTATGGTAGTAGTTCTTTTCCTTCTTTATTTAGAGTTTCGGATTTAAACAATACAAATAGTTTGACCTTAAGAGGAGATGATCCCAGAGATAATCTTGGATTTGCAGTAGATGGCGCATCAGATATTAATGGTGATGGAGTTTCAGATATCATTGTTTCCTCCACTAGTGGAGGAGCGGGGTCTCAGGGGGGGGCTTTTATAGTATTTGGAGGAACAACTACAAGTTCTGATGCTATAGAAGCTTTTGATATTATAGGAAGCATAGGATATTCTGTATTTGAAGATACTAGATTTGGAAGATATCGTTTTGGCCATTCGGTTAGTATGATAGAGGATTTTAATGGTGATATGACTCCCGATTTTGCAGTTGGAGCGATAAAGAGGTATAGTTTTGGAACAAATAGTGGTAGAGCTTATGTTTTCTATGGAGAAACTTTTGATCTGGTTGATGCAGAGTTACCAACAATTAATTGTCCACCTAATCAAGAATTGTATGCGAATTCTGTTTTACCTAATTATGTTTCTTTTCTTGGGGATACAAGAGATAATTGCACATATGAACGAGATCTTGTTTTTACTCAAACCCCACCCCAGGGAACTATTATAAGTACAGATACAAATGTTACCGTTTCTGTAACAGATAGATCAGGAAATACCAATTCTTGTAATTTTAGAGTGACAATAAAAACAGAAACGTCAACCATAGAGTGTAATACATCTTCTTTTCCTGTTAGCCATCTTAATGGAGATAATGGGATACTGCTCTATGGTGAAAAAGCAATGGGACGCAGTGGTGGTGGAGAACAACTTGATGTAGATACTGCAGGAGATGTTAATGGAGATAGGATACAAGATTTTATAATAGGTACAACAGGAATTGTGGCTCCGTCTGTTGGTCCGTATGGGAATGAACGAATTACTCTTGATGGTTCTGCATATGTTGTTTTTGGTACAGATAGAGGCTTTCCTCCTAATATAGATTTAGCACTTTTAGATGGTTCTAATGGATTTATCATTCGAAATGATACTCCGTTTACAGGAGGTCATCCAACCACAGGGGCATCAGTTAGTAGTGCAGGAGATATTAATGGAGATGGAATTGATGATGTAATGGTGAGTGATCCATACAGGAATACTGCTTTGGGTTTTGAGTTAGGATATACACATATTATATTCGGAAGCAGGGGTGGTTTTTCTAGAGAGTTTAATATTTCTTCTTTAGATGGGTTTAATGGATTCACAATCATAGGCGTGGGGAGTAGCGAAAATGCTGGAGTTGTAGTCGATAATCTAGGAGACGTTAATGGTGATACTATAGATGATATCGCAATCATTTCTGCTGGTTCTTCTTTTCTTCCGATTGCTAATAGTTTTGTTGTCTATGGGACAAGATCTAGATTTCCTGTTGAAATAAGAGTAAATGAATTAGATGGGAGTAATGGATTTACTATTAGAGATTCTGGAGGAACATCGGGAAGAATTAATCTTTCTGCAGTTGGAAATGTTAATGGAAATGGGAGTAATGATATTGCAGTAGGTGGTGTTGCAGGTAGAAATTATATAATCTATGGTCGGGAAAGAAGTGATCCTTTTCCTGCAATATTTGATGTTACAACTATTGATGGGACCAATGGATTTACAGTAGAATATCCTGGTCGCCCTAATTTATCTGCACATGTTGCAAAAGCAGGGAGTATTAATGATGACAGATTTCAAGATGTAGTGTTTGGAAATGAATTTGTGGTTTTTGGAGGGGAAGCATTACCAGCAATAGTTGACCTTAGGACTCTTGATGGAACTAATGGGTTTTCTTTTGATAGTAGTGTTAGGAGTGTAAATACAGAATACGCAGGAGATTTTAATAATGATGGGATAGATGATCTTATCTTAAATCCTAGGAATTCGGCATATATACTTTATGGAAAAAACAATTGGGAGTCTACAATAACGCTTACTTCTCCTTCAGTTTCAGTGTTACCCATAAGGTTAGACCTCGGAAGTGGAAGAAATATTTCAGTAAGTCATGCAGGAGATGTAAATGGGGATATGATTGATGATATCATTATTGGTAAATATGATATTATGAATAATTTTGATGTAGATGCTCCCGCTCCAACTATATTTGTTGTTTTTGGTCAGAATATTCCAGACATTGATGCGCCAAATATTAGAACTTGCCCTGGTAATCAAACCTTAAGTTCAGGATCTCCGTTACCTGATTATACAGGTGATGTTGATGCTACCGATGATTGTGATACCAATCTAGAGATTACGCAAGACCCTATTGCAGGAACCTTATTTACAGCAGATACAACAGTTACCATAACGGTAACCGATAATAGCGGAAAAGAAACCCAATGTAGTTTTGATGTAAGAACTCCTACTCTTACTCCTACAGTGAACCTTTCAGTTTCGTCAAATACAGGTACAGAAACAGATGAGACAATAATAACAGTTAGAGCTACTTCTTCGATGGCTGTTGTAGGTGATCAAACTATTGATATTGGTGTTACAGGAGTAGAAATTACATCTTCAGATTTTACCTTAAGTACTACTACCATTACTATTCCTGATGGGATGACCATGGGTGCAGTGACTTTTACTATTGTTGATGATACTGTTATGGAAGGCATAGAAACAGCAATATTAACGATTAGCAATCCATCTACAGGTATCACTCTAGGAAGGACTACGACGCAAAATGTTGTTATTACAGATAATGATTCAGAATCTACTCCTACTGTAAATCTTTCAGCTTCGTCAAATACAGGTACAGAAGCAGATGAGACAATAATAACAGTTAGAGCTACTTCTTCGATGGCTGTTGTAGGTGCTCAAACTATTGATATTGCTGTCACAGGAACAGGAATTACACCTTCAGATTTTGCCTTAAGTACTACTACCATTACTATTCCTGATGGGATGACCACGGGTACAGTGACTTTTACTATTGTTGATGATATTGATATAGAAGGCACAGAAACAGCAATAGTAACGATTAGCAATCCATCTACAGGTATTACCCTGGGAAGGACTACAACGCAAAATATTGTTATTACAGATAATGATTCAGCACCTATCCCAACAGTAAATCTTTCAGTTTCGGCAAATACAGGTACAGAAACTGCAGGGACAGTAATAACAGTTACAGCTACTTCTTCGATGGCTGTTGTAGGTGATCAAACTATTGATATTGATGTCGCAGGAGCAGGAATTACACCTTCAGATTTTGCCTTAAGTAATAGTACGATTACTATTCCTGATGGGATGACCGCGGGTACAGTGACTTTTACTATTGTTGATGATATTGATATAGAAGGCACAGAAACAGCAATAGTAACGATTAGCAATCCATCTACAGGTATTGCTCTAGGAAGGACTACAACACAAAATATTGTTATTATAGATAATGATTCAGCACCTATCCCAACAGTTAATCTTTCAGTTTCGTCAAATACAGGTACAGAAGCAGATGAGACAATAATAACAGTTAGAGCTACTTCCTCGATGGCTGTTGTAGGTGATCAAACTATTGATATCGGTGTTACAGGAACCGGAATTATGACTTCAGATTTTACCTTAAGTACTACTACCATTACTATTCCTGATGGGATGACCACAGGTATAGTGACTTTTACTATTGTTGATGATGCTCTTGTAGAAGGCACAGAAACGGCAATAGTAACAATTAGCAATCCATCTGCAGGCATTACCCTGGGAATGACTACAACGCAAAATGTAATTATAGAAGATAATGATGCCCTTATATTATGTACTATAGAAGCTGGTGATGATGAAGAGATTACACAAGGGCAGGAGGTGCAATTAAATGCGACTGCTTCTGGTAACGGAACATTTGTTTGGACACCCTCAATAGGTCTTACTAATACTAATATTGCTAACCCAATAGCAAACCCAGATCAAACAACAACCTATACTGTTGTTTTTACCAGTGATCAAGGATGTGTCGAAGAAGATACGGTCACCGTTTATGTAGAAGCACAAGAAGAAGATCAAACCCGATATGGTTTTTCACCAGATGGTGATGGAATCAATGAATATTGGGAGATTTATAATATTGAAAATTATCCTGACAATAAAGTATCGATCTATAATCGATGGGGAGATATAGTTTTTGAAGTTGAAGGATATAATAATACTTCAAGAGTTTTTAGAGGAATTGCCAATCGAAAGAGAAGTTTGGGAGGAGATAAATTACCCGAGGGGACATATTTCTTCAATATCAAAATAGAAGGTTCTCATAACTTAAAAAAACAAACGGGTTTCCTTGTTTTAAAGCGTTAATTTATGAAAAAAGTATATATATTATTGATAGTTGCAATACTATCTAAAGGATTTTTATGCCCAATATTTGGGCAGCAAACGCCGGTTTTTGCAAATTATAATTACAATACAGTAGTTATTAATCCAGCCCATGCCGGTTTCTATCCCGATTCTGATATTACTCTCACTAATAGAGGATATTTAAATCAGTTAGATGGTAGTCCGAGAAATATTGGGTTAACAGTCAATTCGCCATTGCGTTCAAAAAATATGGGATTAGGAGTAGGAGTTTATAGTGACCAGATAGGAGTAACTACAACAACAAGCTTATTTGGAGCATATGCTTATAAAATAGTTTTTGATCATAATTATAACCAGGCACGATGGTGGTCTTATAATCCTAATGTATTATCTTTTGGGATTACGGGAGGTGCAATGATTTATAACGAAAATTTACTAGAATTAGGTATTGATAATGATCCTAATTTTGCAAATAATATTAATACTGTTATCCCAACCTTGGGGGTAGGGATTTTGTATAATAGAGAGCATATTTATATAGGTGCTTCTGCTCCAAACTTATTAGGAGATTCTTTGTCTTCTGAGGATAATATTAACTTAGAGACACCATATTATGCGTATGCAGGATATCGTTTTTTTGCTTCACGTTTTAAAGAAGTATTAATCACTCCCAGCGTTTTGGTTAAATATGTTTCTGGAGCTCCGATTCAGGTAGATATTAATACTACAGTGAATTACAAAAACAAAATTGAGATTGGTGCTGGATACAGAACGAGTTCTTCGATGAATTTTCTTGCAGGATTTTATATTTCTAATCACTTACGAGTATTGTATAATTATAATCAAACCCTAAGAGATACTCCCATTAATAATACACACGGAATCATACTCAGTTACCGTTTAGGTAATGGGTTTGGTAATAAGAAATAATTAACCAGATCAGGATTCAATACCTAATTTTAGTATAGATAAGAATAGAATTATACCTTATCAAGGTTTTATATATTTCATTTTTAAGGCATATTTAGTTAACCCCGCCAGGTTTCTAACATTAAGTTTAGCAATAAGATTTTTTCTATAACTTTCTATAGTATGTTTACTCAAAAACAATTGATCTGCAATTTCTTGTGTAGTATGCTCTTGCGCAATAAGGGTAATAACATCAATTTCTCTTTGAGTGAGTTTAATATCTTCCTTCTTTTTTTTAGCAAACTTATTTTCTAAATAAATATCTTTTATATCTTTTGAGAAATATTTCTCTCCCTTAAGTATTGTTTTTATAGCTTTTAAAAGCTCTTCTTTTTCAGCATTTTTTGGCACATATCCGTCTACATCATGTTCTATAAGATTATCAATCATATCTGCATCATTATGCATACTAACCACTAGGGTTCTTATACTTTTCTTTCTTTCTTTTATAATTTTGTTTAGAGAAATACCATCTAATTCTGGCATAGAAATATCGGTGATAATAAGGTCGATTTTTTCATCCGGATTAATTTCCAGATATTTTGCAATATGTTTACCATCTTTGGCAGTTAATAAAATATTATATTCTTTTTCTGAGTTAAGAATGCTTAGTAAACCATCCAAAAACATTTTATGGTCATCTGCTATGATTAAATTATATTTCATTGGTTTATTTTTTTGTAATTAGGTTTAAATAAAACTCACTATGTGCGATCCTAATCTTATTTGCTATCAGGTAGGCAAAATAGGATTGATCTAATGATTATAGCTTACTTTATCATTAATTGATGTTAATGCCGGAACTTCTATATCTATAATAGTACCTCGATTAACTCTAGAATCTATATGAAAAGTACCTGATACTTTTTTTAATCGATTTTTTATATTCTCAAATCCAAGTCCGGTAGCTTTATTTTTTGCGTTAAAACCTATGCCATTATCTTCGAATAGTACATTTATCATATTTTCTACTAGATTTAATTGAAGCTCTACAGAAGTAGCTTTGGCATGTTTAATTGTATTCGTAATAAGTTCCTGAATAATTTTAAAAATTTCGATTTGCAACGTTTCGTCTAAAAGATCAATTTCTGTTCT
The sequence above is a segment of the Aquimarina spinulae genome. Coding sequences within it:
- a CDS encoding zinc-ribbon domain-containing protein, whose protein sequence is MIIFGTGSSTIHPKKLEGGNCPYCNTENNMWIQGYRKYFHVFWIPFFPIGKKVYSVCGHCKGAFEEREFQNQQLTQSFNDFKNNQIKTPWYHFTGLTILVMLIALLTVLPYLTK
- a CDS encoding DUF6620 family protein, whose amino-acid sequence is MSTVNEFYQDVSGKQKDEYRDYLAILDRMDWHSYDYMTWPCADLSFQDLEEGEDYDVWPFKPNLNEPHWVDLNNQFKSGIRRYGYVNKLEMPEQVRELSHEDATDILNDIKNLKDSDLSEFNDQIREYGFADENHFLWGIALLNSAEEKAYDDADNFLKEQKAKLDAQMDAHIEAAEAGGLLDPINGIDMETWAAANAKIAGGMDLEEVLKVVGTEKPIWDEVSAEWTARMSQDTTFAISKVYGDAFMNSNIGKFANAESNQESETDSSAGNNDIYEDFELYVKVMCHQNMGAAQGKDAASILQEYGLTVTDWSSVGMHWTPKMATDTRMALKMGELMEKYNAEFASAKAGDDIDF
- a CDS encoding SPFH domain-containing protein, whose amino-acid sequence is MSNSFRSQLRSVIEWQNPKPETLFEKWTENGDEIKNASKLIVGPGQGCLFVYEGKVEGVFEEEGLYDLKTGNIPFWTTIKNIMYTFESAHKVGIFFYRKAEMQNIRWGTPSPITYKDPVYNFPVGLGAFGNFSFKITKPVDFFTNVIAGDDYYPVKAIQKVILSRITQPISDFLANASFSYVEIDKHRNEIASFSQNSSAQIFDELGFELLDFRIEGTSFDEETKTRISRIADMSAEAQAMKELGVSYQDYQQLEALKNMAKNEGGGNIGMQMGAGLGMGQMLGNMMNNQGQQSTPQQNTPPQPQSQPQPQNDDPMQKLEKLKKMFDAGLIDEQEYKQKKQEILSQF
- a CDS encoding Lipl32 family lipoprotein, with product MKSKILILVVILAFGSNLNVQAQKLKKFGSSIEKKIGPKTIKVPYTDVVSYMGYAAPGNEDEVKDGKKFYYIYVWIPAVAPEIGVRMMSPVGKTKIKKATKSAAYTDNAKSTDYFDTYITLERSDITSKDNISEGTVKSANWVTLDRNDDSSEMPKQPSGSGYNSLLRYKSEASDPLKALTVGLYRIGFTTYKTGEVKGTFLAEVAAPIKLPGVVMAKTIEDLKKGL
- a CDS encoding gliding motility-associated C-terminal domain-containing protein; translated protein: MRNSRIQFTRKLEFSIKVFTFCLMVLGNVFMSYSQGCPEVPISILDGTNGFFTEGTDSQNFFGNSVKDAGDINGGGVSDIIIGAPYDGSGDQEGNVYVIFGESEVSSTPFDISMLDGDNGFVIRGTGVDNQLGFSVSTAGDFNGDDFDDIIVGVPSSSVGGGKVIVLFGKDTTTGTGFSASYTVSDINPTNGNGVIIEESMGTNFGYSVSYAGDLNDDEVSDIIVSSPGYDTPGFRNNGRTYVIFGSSSISDMNVSSLNGGNGFVINGFLQAEAGLQASVSNVGSINNDAFDDVIMGFPNYEVGGNDVGRVCVLYGRDNFPAEIDLESLSTTDGFSIIGEGTGGALGFSVGPAGDFNENNGPDDFIIGDPRKDVGDATDIGEAYIIYGSSSFPSLFRVSDLNNTNSLTLRGDDPRDNLGFAVDGASDINGDGVSDIIVSSTSGGAGSQGGAFIVFGGTTTSSDAIEAFDIIGSIGYSVFEDTRFGRYRFGHSVSMIEDFNGDMTPDFAVGAIKRYSFGTNSGRAYVFYGETFDLVDAELPTINCPPNQELYANSVLPNYVSFLGDTRDNCTYERDLVFTQTPPQGTIISTDTNVTVSVTDRSGNTNSCNFRVTIKTETSTIECNTSSFPVSHLNGDNGILLYGEKAMGRSGGGEQLDVDTAGDVNGDRIQDFIIGTTGIVAPSVGPYGNERITLDGSAYVVFGTDRGFPPNIDLALLDGSNGFIIRNDTPFTGGHPTTGASVSSAGDINGDGIDDVMVSDPYRNTALGFELGYTHIIFGSRGGFSREFNISSLDGFNGFTIIGVGSSENAGVVVDNLGDVNGDTIDDIAIISAGSSFLPIANSFVVYGTRSRFPVEIRVNELDGSNGFTIRDSGGTSGRINLSAVGNVNGNGSNDIAVGGVAGRNYIIYGRERSDPFPAIFDVTTIDGTNGFTVEYPGRPNLSAHVAKAGSINDDRFQDVVFGNEFVVFGGEALPAIVDLRTLDGTNGFSFDSSVRSVNTEYAGDFNNDGIDDLILNPRNSAYILYGKNNWESTITLTSPSVSVLPIRLDLGSGRNISVSHAGDVNGDMIDDIIIGKYDIMNNFDVDAPAPTIFVVFGQNIPDIDAPNIRTCPGNQTLSSGSPLPDYTGDVDATDDCDTNLEITQDPIAGTLFTADTTVTITVTDNSGKETQCSFDVRTPTLTPTVNLSVSSNTGTETDETIITVRATSSMAVVGDQTIDIGVTGVEITSSDFTLSTTTITIPDGMTMGAVTFTIVDDTVMEGIETAILTISNPSTGITLGRTTTQNVVITDNDSESTPTVNLSASSNTGTEADETIITVRATSSMAVVGAQTIDIAVTGTGITPSDFALSTTTITIPDGMTTGTVTFTIVDDIDIEGTETAIVTISNPSTGITLGRTTTQNIVITDNDSAPIPTVNLSVSANTGTETAGTVITVTATSSMAVVGDQTIDIDVAGAGITPSDFALSNSTITIPDGMTAGTVTFTIVDDIDIEGTETAIVTISNPSTGIALGRTTTQNIVIIDNDSAPIPTVNLSVSSNTGTEADETIITVRATSSMAVVGDQTIDIGVTGTGIMTSDFTLSTTTITIPDGMTTGIVTFTIVDDALVEGTETAIVTISNPSAGITLGMTTTQNVIIEDNDALILCTIEAGDDEEITQGQEVQLNATASGNGTFVWTPSIGLTNTNIANPIANPDQTTTYTVVFTSDQGCVEEDTVTVYVEAQEEDQTRYGFSPDGDGINEYWEIYNIENYPDNKVSIYNRWGDIVFEVEGYNNTSRVFRGIANRKRSLGGDKLPEGTYFFNIKIEGSHNLKKQTGFLVLKR